The following are from one region of the Paenibacillus sp. KS-LC4 genome:
- a CDS encoding sigma-70 family RNA polymerase sigma factor, translated as MDASQLAVRIKEKDPLVFAEITKVYYDRLFSTAYRMLGSRQESEDVLQETFIRLLTNIDKFDPSKNFTTWIFQITINLCIDTLRKRKTRRSVSLDAEPDYFMSQWPLKETLPSLDKGPEHVYLEQELSKELSEVMKGLSDKDRELVVKRYFYDMSLDEISQETQVPVGTIKSRLFRVRQLLKKKWSILNLRGASWNFLSSMMMGGPLF; from the coding sequence ATGGATGCTTCCCAGTTAGCGGTTCGGATCAAAGAGAAGGACCCGTTGGTTTTCGCGGAAATTACAAAGGTCTACTATGATAGGCTGTTTTCAACTGCTTATAGGATGCTTGGCAGCCGTCAGGAAAGCGAGGATGTCCTGCAAGAGACGTTTATTCGCCTGCTGACGAATATCGATAAGTTTGACCCTTCCAAAAACTTCACGACCTGGATTTTTCAAATTACAATTAACCTATGCATTGATACGCTTAGAAAACGCAAAACGCGCCGCAGCGTTTCTTTGGATGCGGAGCCGGATTATTTTATGTCGCAATGGCCGCTTAAGGAAACGCTGCCGAGCTTAGATAAAGGGCCGGAGCATGTGTATTTGGAGCAGGAGCTGTCCAAGGAGCTGTCCGAGGTGATGAAGGGCTTGTCCGATAAGGACCGCGAGCTGGTCGTGAAGCGGTATTTCTACGATATGTCGCTGGACGAAATTAGCCAGGAAACACAGGTTCCTGTCGGCACCATAAAATCACGATTGTTTCGCGTGCGTCAGCTATTGAAGAAAAAATGGAGCATACTAAATTTGCGTGGTGCTTCCTGGAATTTTCTTAGCAGCATGATGATGGGCGGGCCGCTTTTCTAA
- a CDS encoding TIGR00266 family protein produces the protein MRHEILYRGAFPLLKVQLERGETIKAESGAMVSMSPNLELKGTLDGGIMRGLGRMLSGEKFFFQELSATRGPGEALLASAAIGDIESIELDGSYKLYVQKDGFLAGTPGIEVNTKMQNLAKGFLSGEGFFIVEISGKGTVFLSSYGTIHAVQLAAGEEVIIDNGHLVAWPDYMDYRIEKAANGWLSSITSGEGVVCRFRGEGVVLIQTRNPKSFGGWINQFIPK, from the coding sequence ATGAGACATGAAATTTTATACCGCGGCGCTTTTCCATTATTGAAGGTGCAGTTGGAACGCGGTGAGACGATTAAAGCAGAGTCGGGTGCAATGGTATCTATGTCGCCAAACCTTGAGCTGAAGGGTACGCTGGATGGCGGCATTATGCGCGGACTTGGCCGAATGCTGAGCGGCGAGAAATTTTTCTTTCAAGAGCTGTCTGCAACACGCGGTCCAGGTGAAGCGCTGCTAGCTTCCGCTGCGATTGGCGATATTGAGTCGATTGAGCTTGATGGATCGTACAAGCTGTATGTGCAGAAGGACGGTTTTTTGGCTGGAACGCCGGGCATTGAGGTTAACACGAAGATGCAAAATCTGGCGAAAGGCTTCTTGTCGGGCGAAGGCTTCTTTATTGTTGAAATTAGCGGCAAAGGGACGGTGTTTCTTTCCTCCTACGGAACGATTCATGCCGTGCAGCTTGCTGCGGGCGAGGAAGTTATTATTGATAACGGACATCTGGTTGCATGGCCAGACTATATGGATTATCGGATCGAGAAGGCTGCAAATGGCTGGTTGTCCAGCATTACAAGCGGCGAAGGCGTTGTGTGCCGCTTCCGCGGCGAAGGCGTCGTCTTGATTCAAACGAGAAATCCGAAAAGCTTCGGCGGCTGGATTAATCAGTTTATTCCAAAGTGA
- a CDS encoding glutathione peroxidase, whose protein sequence is MSIYDFQVKTMTGEWLDWSAYHGKIVLMVNTASQCGYTSQFAGLQQLYEKHREQGFEILAFPCNQFNDKEPGSDAEVKAYCEQSFGVTFPLLSKVDVRGKTAHPLFHYLVREAPFRGFDMLTPNGKWLDQFLREKHPELHAGDGIKWNFSKFLIDRGGQVSARFEPTVQPMELEAAIQALL, encoded by the coding sequence TTGTCCATCTATGACTTTCAAGTAAAAACGATGACTGGTGAATGGCTCGATTGGTCAGCCTATCACGGGAAAATTGTGCTAATGGTTAATACGGCGAGTCAATGCGGTTATACCAGCCAATTTGCCGGATTGCAGCAGCTCTACGAAAAGCATCGAGAGCAGGGATTTGAGATTTTAGCTTTCCCTTGCAATCAATTTAACGACAAAGAGCCGGGCAGTGATGCTGAAGTAAAAGCCTATTGCGAGCAAAGCTTTGGCGTCACTTTTCCTCTGCTCAGCAAGGTGGATGTTCGAGGCAAAACGGCTCATCCTTTGTTTCACTACTTAGTGAGGGAAGCTCCCTTTCGCGGTTTCGATATGCTAACCCCAAACGGCAAGTGGCTGGATCAGTTTTTACGTGAAAAACACCCTGAGCTCCATGCTGGAGACGGAATCAAGTGGAATTTTTCCAAGTTTCTCATTGATCGCGGCGGTCAAGTGTCAGCTCGTTTTGAACCGACTGTGCAACCAATGGAGCTTGAAGCAGCTATTCAAGCACTGCTTTAA
- a CDS encoding helix-turn-helix domain-containing protein, whose product MKATAWKNNGKLYSRLLLSITLCIVLTLLISSFFYYLAYTRLDLKQAYLSDVSSLTRTSQEVNSMTESAQSLTFQLYRTFTISKLLFYTKPNIYDVTAAMNDLTNYLSSMPFIESIYVYNSANNQFYIANRSGQSGIFTKEEISDKGILQTLDDYQTYKPFTPIPRSYMAEATDSPLLPGQSSPMHHVYTYLGYDAVGKSQTINSAVIVNISSSWINKDIGTVASDSLGKSFIIDDRQRMLSRDTLAPKTLSKQDNDMLSSQIYGQQQPGYVVARFDGQKSLISYTSSDALEWQYVRVTPYGEITGKVSAIRNTTLAIAAAILAIGLLISWLLSRLLYRPIHHIMDKMNMLETERRNSSYTVRQNILRNLLEGTQQLQTKTQLDKLEQSGITFDFTNNYRVVLIKIDDLETLRETRGNDLLAYKFAIMNISWEIGLKHYRVETVDMNEDSVVLMLGRLDSTEQPDDELLRTMLLQIQQSSLEYLRIGISLTYSPEAQQPQQLASLYKQVKEASLHRLFYGHGCLIYSQNIMELKAKEYKFPVDKEKKLTDALMASKNVDAKQIFASIVEETAEYPIHVVQLAISHLTMTVNTILYTIHKNNSLEVETGLNTNTPSLDKFETVEEMNALFFTLFDDIQARLMEKRTVKQSDLIRKINELIERDFANSNLCLNWIAEELDMSSIYISRVYKQQTLTAVVDVINQVRLEHAKDYLENTDWSVVDIADKSGYTSSSYFHRMFKKSFGVTPADYRKSRLAQHG is encoded by the coding sequence ATGAAAGCCACCGCATGGAAAAATAACGGGAAGCTCTACAGCAGGCTTCTGCTCAGCATTACATTATGTATCGTATTAACGCTGCTCATTTCGTCCTTCTTCTATTATCTTGCTTATACACGGCTGGATCTGAAGCAAGCCTATTTATCCGATGTCAGCAGCCTGACAAGGACGAGCCAGGAAGTAAACAGCATGACCGAAAGCGCCCAATCGCTTACCTTCCAGCTGTATAGGACGTTTACAATTTCCAAGCTGCTTTTTTATACGAAGCCGAATATTTATGACGTAACGGCAGCTATGAACGACTTGACCAACTACTTGAGCTCCATGCCGTTTATTGAGTCGATTTATGTATACAATTCAGCCAACAATCAATTTTACATTGCCAATCGTTCTGGGCAAAGCGGGATTTTTACCAAGGAGGAAATTTCCGATAAAGGCATTTTGCAGACGTTAGACGATTACCAGACATATAAGCCGTTTACTCCGATTCCGCGCTCCTATATGGCGGAGGCTACGGACAGCCCATTATTGCCTGGCCAGTCTTCTCCCATGCATCATGTATATACTTATTTAGGCTATGATGCGGTCGGCAAAAGCCAAACGATAAACTCAGCCGTCATCGTCAATATTTCATCGTCGTGGATTAATAAAGATATTGGCACCGTGGCAAGCGATTCACTCGGTAAATCCTTTATTATTGATGATCGCCAGCGCATGCTTTCGCGTGATACGCTTGCCCCTAAAACGCTGAGCAAGCAGGATAATGACATGCTTTCATCGCAAATTTACGGACAGCAGCAGCCGGGCTATGTCGTGGCGCGATTTGACGGTCAAAAATCGCTCATTTCCTATACATCGTCGGATGCGCTCGAATGGCAATACGTTCGTGTCACGCCTTATGGCGAAATCACCGGAAAAGTAAGTGCCATTCGCAATACGACGCTTGCCATTGCGGCCGCCATTCTCGCCATCGGCCTGCTTATTTCCTGGCTGCTGTCACGTTTGCTCTATCGTCCGATTCATCATATTATGGACAAAATGAATATGCTTGAGACCGAACGGCGCAACAGCTCCTATACAGTTAGACAAAATATTTTACGCAACCTGCTGGAAGGCACCCAGCAATTGCAGACTAAGACCCAGCTCGACAAGCTGGAGCAAAGCGGCATTACGTTCGACTTTACGAACAACTACCGCGTTGTATTAATTAAAATTGATGATTTGGAAACACTCAGGGAAACGCGAGGCAATGATTTACTCGCTTATAAATTCGCGATTATGAACATTAGCTGGGAAATTGGGCTCAAGCATTACCGAGTCGAAACGGTGGATATGAACGAAGACAGCGTTGTGCTGATGCTGGGCCGCCTTGATTCGACGGAGCAGCCGGATGACGAGCTGCTGCGGACAATGCTGCTGCAAATTCAGCAATCCAGCCTGGAATATTTGCGAATTGGCATTTCTTTGACGTATAGCCCGGAGGCACAGCAGCCTCAGCAGCTCGCCTCTCTTTATAAACAGGTGAAGGAGGCCTCGCTGCACCGCTTATTTTATGGGCATGGCTGCTTAATCTATTCGCAAAATATTATGGAGCTCAAAGCGAAGGAATATAAATTCCCTGTCGATAAGGAGAAGAAGCTGACCGATGCATTGATGGCTTCCAAAAATGTCGATGCGAAACAAATTTTCGCCTCCATTGTAGAGGAAACGGCTGAATATCCGATTCACGTCGTTCAGCTCGCCATCTCGCATTTAACGATGACAGTCAATACGATTTTGTACACGATTCATAAAAATAACAGCCTCGAAGTCGAAACCGGGCTGAATACGAATACGCCCTCCCTCGATAAATTCGAGACGGTGGAGGAAATGAACGCCTTATTTTTCACTTTGTTTGATGATATTCAAGCAAGGCTGATGGAGAAGCGCACGGTCAAGCAAAGCGATCTCATTCGTAAAATCAATGAGCTGATTGAGCGCGACTTCGCGAACTCCAATCTATGCTTGAATTGGATCGCCGAGGAGCTGGATATGTCCTCCATCTACATTAGCCGTGTTTACAAGCAGCAGACGCTGACCGCTGTCGTCGACGTCATTAATCAGGTGCGGCTTGAGCATGCCAAGGATTATTTGGAAAATACCGATTGGTCCGTCGTCGATATTGCAGACAAAAGCGGCTATACGAGCAGTTCCTATTTCCATCGCATGTTCAAGAAGAGCTTCGGCGTCACTCCCGCCGACTATCGCAAATCAAGACTCGCCCAGCATGGTTGA
- a CDS encoding beta-galactosidase, giving the protein MIHSKLPKIWYGGDYNPDQWPEEIWQEDMRLFKAAGINVVTLPVFSWAKLQPSEDVYHFEWLDKLLDLIAENGIYACLATSTAAQPAWMSRKYEDILPVDVDGRKRTHGSRTNFCPNSKTYRRFSRALAAKLAERYKEHPALLIWHINNEYGTHCYCEHCAEAFRVWLQAKFGTIERLNAEWNMSFWGHTVYDWEDIVPPNNLNGDNRHFQPMALDYKRFMSDSILDCYKGEYEELRRITPDLPITTNIWGLFNGLDLQKWGDAMDVVSWDSYPQMNEPMGNVAMRHDYMRGLKQGKPFMLMEQTPSQQNWQPYNSLKRPGVMRLWSYQAVAHGADTVMFFQLRRSIGACEKYHGALIEHVGHEHTRVFRECAQLGQELAALGDKLLDATVHAEAALLFDIDNWNAVEITSGPSVDLNYLDQAQRYYKAFYDQNIQMDVISPLSDFSKYKIVVAPVMYMLKPGVAERIEAFVQAGGTFITTFFSGIVNENDLVTLGGYPGALRKLLGVWVEEIDSLTPEMRNTVEVGEHFGHITGGSYECELLCDLLHLEGAKAIGSYGSDFYAGMPALTVNRYGKGEAYYVATVPEQRLLNGLVKTLCEKQGIHAPLVAEAGVEIAQRHKGAEAYTFVLNHNSFASKLELGEGAYTDLLTSERLTGAVTIEPFGVMIFQIST; this is encoded by the coding sequence ATGATTCATTCCAAGCTTCCAAAAATATGGTATGGCGGTGACTATAATCCTGATCAATGGCCGGAGGAGATTTGGCAGGAGGATATGCGTTTATTTAAGGCTGCGGGCATTAATGTCGTAACGCTTCCGGTGTTTAGCTGGGCGAAGCTACAGCCTTCAGAGGATGTCTATCACTTTGAATGGCTGGATAAGCTGCTGGATCTCATTGCTGAAAATGGGATTTACGCCTGCCTTGCCACCTCTACGGCTGCTCAGCCTGCTTGGATGTCGCGCAAGTATGAGGATATTTTGCCTGTTGATGTAGATGGACGGAAGCGGACGCATGGCTCCCGCACTAATTTTTGTCCAAACAGCAAAACGTACCGCCGATTCTCCCGTGCTCTTGCAGCGAAGCTGGCTGAGCGCTACAAAGAGCATCCCGCGCTTCTCATTTGGCATATTAACAATGAGTATGGCACACATTGCTATTGCGAGCATTGCGCGGAGGCTTTCCGTGTCTGGCTGCAGGCGAAGTTCGGGACAATTGAACGCTTGAACGCAGAGTGGAACATGAGCTTCTGGGGCCATACGGTGTATGATTGGGAGGATATTGTGCCGCCGAACAATCTGAACGGCGACAATCGCCATTTTCAGCCGATGGCGCTCGATTATAAGCGTTTTATGTCCGATTCGATACTTGACTGCTACAAAGGGGAGTATGAAGAACTGAGGAGAATTACCCCGGATTTGCCGATTACGACGAATATTTGGGGACTGTTTAACGGCCTTGACTTGCAAAAATGGGGCGATGCGATGGATGTCGTATCCTGGGACAGCTATCCGCAAATGAATGAGCCGATGGGCAATGTGGCGATGCGCCATGATTATATGCGGGGCCTGAAGCAGGGCAAGCCGTTCATGCTGATGGAGCAAACGCCAAGCCAGCAAAACTGGCAGCCCTACAACAGCCTCAAGCGCCCGGGAGTTATGCGGCTGTGGAGCTATCAGGCGGTGGCGCATGGCGCCGACACGGTGATGTTTTTCCAGCTGCGCCGCTCGATTGGCGCTTGCGAGAAATATCATGGCGCGCTCATTGAGCACGTCGGGCATGAGCATACACGCGTATTCCGCGAATGTGCGCAGCTTGGGCAGGAGCTTGCGGCGCTGGGCGACAAGCTGCTGGATGCCACGGTACATGCGGAAGCCGCGCTGCTGTTTGATATCGACAACTGGAATGCGGTTGAGATCACGAGCGGTCCAAGCGTTGACTTGAACTATTTGGATCAGGCGCAGCGCTATTATAAGGCTTTCTATGACCAAAACATTCAAATGGACGTCATCAGCCCGCTCAGCGACTTCTCCAAGTACAAGATCGTAGTTGCTCCCGTCATGTATATGCTGAAGCCAGGCGTAGCTGAGCGCATTGAAGCGTTCGTGCAGGCTGGCGGCACGTTTATAACGACCTTTTTCAGCGGTATCGTCAATGAAAATGATTTGGTCACGCTAGGCGGCTATCCGGGCGCTTTAAGAAAGCTGCTTGGCGTCTGGGTTGAGGAAATCGACAGCTTGACGCCAGAAATGCGCAATACCGTCGAAGTGGGTGAGCATTTTGGCCATATAACAGGGGGCTCCTATGAGTGTGAGCTGTTATGTGATTTGCTTCATTTAGAAGGTGCTAAGGCGATAGGCAGCTATGGCTCTGATTTTTATGCAGGCATGCCAGCGCTAACCGTCAATCGCTATGGGAAAGGCGAAGCCTATTACGTGGCGACGGTTCCGGAGCAGAGGCTGCTTAATGGTCTGGTGAAGACGCTTTGCGAGAAGCAAGGCATTCATGCACCACTTGTTGCAGAGGCCGGAGTGGAGATTGCACAGCGTCATAAAGGGGCAGAAGCGTACACCTTCGTACTAAATCATAATTCTTTTGCATCCAAGCTTGAGCTAGGAGAAGGAGCATACACCGATTTGCTGACCAGTGAGCGCTTAACTGGAGCCGTAACGATTGAGCCTTTTGGCGTCATGATTTTTCAAATCTCGACATAG
- a CDS encoding ABC transporter permease subunit — translation MNTRRGFFHELITNRILFLMLLPTILFFIINSYLPMVGIYYAFTRFDYNTSLFNSEFVGLENFKFLWQSGILTKLTLNTIGYNIAFIGLGNVLAIALAILLSELKTKWFKKLTQSVMFLPYFVSFVILSVIVYNLFNYESGFLNTLLKQLSIEPVDVYNTPWVWVPLIILFYLWKNLGYSMVIYLAAITGISDEYYEAAKIDGANIFQRIWYITVPMLKTTFVVLLLFALGSIMKGQFDLFYQLIGNNGVLYDATDILDTYVYRSLKVTFDIGMSTAAGLYQSLFGFILIMTVNYIIRKINDEYALF, via the coding sequence ATGAATACCAGAAGAGGTTTTTTTCACGAGCTGATCACCAACCGCATTTTATTTCTCATGCTGCTGCCGACGATTTTATTTTTCATCATCAATTCATACTTACCGATGGTCGGCATCTATTACGCTTTCACGAGGTTCGATTATAATACGAGCTTATTCAATAGTGAATTCGTTGGGCTGGAAAACTTCAAGTTTTTATGGCAATCCGGCATTTTGACTAAACTGACCTTAAATACGATTGGCTACAATATAGCCTTCATCGGTCTTGGCAATGTGCTCGCCATCGCGCTGGCTATTCTGCTGAGCGAGCTAAAAACAAAATGGTTCAAGAAGCTAACCCAATCCGTTATGTTTTTGCCTTATTTCGTATCGTTCGTTATCCTGAGCGTTATCGTGTACAACTTGTTCAACTATGAAAGCGGATTCTTGAACACGCTGCTCAAGCAGCTCAGCATCGAGCCAGTTGACGTATACAATACCCCTTGGGTGTGGGTGCCGCTCATTATTTTGTTCTATCTATGGAAAAACCTCGGTTACAGCATGGTTATCTATCTGGCTGCTATTACAGGCATCAGCGATGAATATTATGAAGCGGCTAAAATTGACGGCGCGAACATTTTTCAGCGCATTTGGTACATTACGGTTCCCATGCTGAAAACGACATTCGTCGTCCTGCTGCTGTTCGCTCTCGGCAGCATAATGAAAGGACAGTTTGACTTGTTCTATCAATTAATTGGCAACAACGGCGTGCTCTATGATGCGACGGACATTCTCGATACGTATGTGTACCGTTCGCTGAAAGTTACGTTTGATATTGGGATGTCGACTGCTGCGGGTCTTTACCAATCGTTGTTCGGTTTCATTCTGATTATGACGGTCAACTATATTATTCGCAAAATAAACGACGAATACGCATTGTTTTAG
- a CDS encoding carbohydrate ABC transporter permease, with protein sequence MKIKDDSYMLLFRIIAFTVILLASIACLFPFLLIVSASFTQNESILRDGYHLIPQVFSLEGYKTVLRFPQQVINAYTVTIITTVVGTFLGLFFITMAGYVLQRKDFKYRNFFSFFIYFTTLFGGGLVPWYIMLTKYLQLTDTYAVLILPGLMTPFLIILMKNFIRSAVPDEVTESAKIDGANDFTIYARIVLQLSMPGIATVGLFLALAYWNDWFTSSLFINDTTMYQLQYYLYNIINAMSFLSQMGAGTGVSLGGDMPMESTKMAMAIIVTGPILFLYPFVQRYFVKGLTIGAVKG encoded by the coding sequence ATGAAAATCAAAGACGACAGCTATATGCTGCTGTTCCGCATTATAGCTTTCACAGTTATTTTGCTCGCATCAATCGCTTGCTTGTTTCCGTTTCTGCTCATTGTCTCAGCTTCGTTCACTCAGAACGAATCAATTCTGCGCGACGGGTATCATTTGATCCCGCAGGTATTTTCACTCGAAGGCTACAAAACGGTACTGCGATTCCCGCAGCAGGTCATCAATGCCTACACCGTAACGATTATAACGACAGTTGTCGGTACCTTTCTCGGTCTGTTTTTCATTACGATGGCCGGTTACGTCCTGCAGCGCAAAGATTTTAAATATCGGAATTTTTTCTCCTTCTTCATTTATTTCACGACGCTGTTTGGTGGCGGCCTTGTACCGTGGTACATTATGCTGACGAAATATTTGCAGCTCACCGATACGTACGCAGTGCTCATTCTACCAGGTCTTATGACGCCGTTTCTCATTATATTGATGAAAAATTTCATCCGTTCCGCCGTTCCCGATGAGGTGACGGAATCCGCTAAAATTGACGGCGCGAATGATTTTACAATCTACGCTCGTATCGTGCTGCAATTATCGATGCCAGGCATCGCTACCGTCGGTCTATTCCTGGCGCTGGCTTACTGGAATGACTGGTTCACATCCTCGCTGTTCATTAATGACACGACGATGTACCAGCTTCAATATTATCTCTACAACATCATCAATGCGATGAGCTTCCTGTCACAGATGGGAGCAGGCACAGGCGTTTCACTCGGTGGCGACATGCCGATGGAATCGACCAAGATGGCGATGGCGATTATTGTAACGGGCCCGATTTTGTTCCTCTACCCATTCGTTCAGCGTTATTTTGTAAAAGGCTTGACGATTGGGGCTGTCAAAGGTTAG
- a CDS encoding extracellular solute-binding protein: protein MMKKKSKGLVMLLTVMLLMSMLAACSSGNGGGNTAASSSPADGGAATASPDNAQAGEKTGIDTSKKVELQFYMLGDAPKDLAIIQDKINEMALQDLNATVKFNYTSWTDWEQKYKLLLGSGQQVDLIFTAEWTQYQSYAKKGAFQPLDKLLPVAAPKLNEFVPKDMWDAVKIDNQIFTVPATYKEYVTNGFVWREDLRKKYNLPEPKDLKTYEEYLAGIKANEPSMRPIALGADVRGSLVNQIRDIEHKAIGALPYGLGVNYFEPGNIYTYWGSDEQKADLELIQRWQKNGYIPKNVLNINDVIQEQLTSGKAATIFGDNPTRFNDSVIKVQAAHPDWELKYYPFPLTTGIATPVHAIHNGYAIPTSSKNAERALAFYEKMVTDKRYNLLTQYGVEGKNYEVKDGYYQMIGDASSNGFAREGMNGWAWRNPEFMLFDKNYDGVKAIFDELDKIQVPDKFNGFAEDYSTYQAERAALEQVEKQYLFPLQAGLVDNIEEGLKTFMDKAKQAGLEKIQAEYTKQWQAYVTEKNIK from the coding sequence ATGATGAAGAAAAAGAGCAAAGGTTTAGTCATGCTTCTCACCGTAATGCTGCTTATGAGCATGCTCGCAGCTTGCAGCAGCGGCAATGGTGGCGGAAATACGGCAGCATCCAGCAGTCCAGCAGATGGTGGAGCAGCTACAGCATCACCAGACAATGCGCAAGCAGGCGAGAAAACGGGTATTGATACTTCCAAAAAAGTAGAATTGCAATTTTATATGCTAGGCGATGCACCGAAGGATTTGGCTATCATTCAAGACAAAATTAACGAAATGGCGCTTCAGGATTTGAATGCAACCGTCAAATTCAACTACACATCATGGACCGATTGGGAGCAAAAATATAAATTGCTGCTCGGCTCCGGTCAACAGGTTGACCTGATCTTTACAGCAGAATGGACGCAATACCAGTCCTATGCGAAAAAAGGCGCTTTCCAGCCGCTTGACAAGCTGCTTCCTGTAGCTGCGCCGAAGCTGAATGAATTTGTGCCAAAGGATATGTGGGATGCGGTTAAAATCGACAATCAAATCTTTACCGTTCCGGCAACGTACAAAGAGTATGTAACGAATGGCTTCGTATGGCGGGAGGACCTTCGTAAAAAATACAACCTTCCTGAGCCTAAAGACTTGAAAACGTATGAAGAGTATTTGGCTGGCATTAAAGCCAATGAACCGAGCATGCGTCCTATCGCACTTGGCGCAGACGTTCGCGGCAGCCTCGTGAACCAAATTCGCGATATCGAGCACAAAGCAATTGGCGCGCTGCCTTATGGTCTTGGCGTGAACTACTTTGAGCCAGGCAACATCTACACGTACTGGGGCTCGGATGAGCAAAAAGCGGATTTGGAGCTGATCCAGCGCTGGCAGAAAAACGGCTACATCCCGAAAAACGTGCTCAACATCAACGACGTTATTCAGGAGCAGCTGACAAGCGGCAAAGCAGCAACGATTTTCGGGGACAACCCGACTCGCTTCAATGATTCGGTTATTAAAGTGCAAGCGGCTCACCCGGATTGGGAGCTGAAATACTACCCATTCCCGCTTACAACAGGCATTGCAACACCAGTACATGCTATCCACAACGGCTATGCGATTCCAACAAGCAGCAAAAACGCAGAGCGTGCACTGGCATTCTATGAAAAAATGGTTACCGACAAACGCTACAACCTGTTGACTCAATATGGTGTTGAAGGCAAAAACTATGAAGTGAAAGATGGCTACTACCAAATGATCGGCGATGCAAGCTCCAACGGCTTTGCTCGTGAAGGAATGAATGGCTGGGCATGGAGAAATCCAGAGTTCATGCTGTTTGACAAAAACTATGACGGCGTAAAAGCGATCTTCGACGAGTTGGATAAAATCCAGGTTCCAGATAAATTTAACGGCTTTGCTGAAGATTACAGCACTTACCAAGCTGAGAGAGCAGCACTTGAGCAAGTGGAGAAGCAATATTTGTTCCCGCTGCAAGCTGGTCTCGTAGACAATATCGAGGAAGGCTTGAAAACATTCATGGACAAAGCGAAGCAAGCTGGACTTGAGAAAATTCAAGCCGAGTACACGAAACAATGGCAAGCTTATGTAACAGAAAAAAATATTAAGTAA
- a CDS encoding Gfo/Idh/MocA family oxidoreductase, producing MEKVRIGIIGLGNMGTGHARYLIEGRVEGAVLAAVTDVRPERLEQAAQEWGAELKLYSTAEELFSSGEVDAVFICTPHYDHPQQAAAALKAGLHVLIEKPAGVYTKQVREMNEAAARSNKVFGIMYNQRTNPLYAKLRDLITSGELGEVRRTNWIITNWYRSQSYYDSGGWRATWAGEGGGVLLNQDPHQLDLWQWTTGMMPKRVRAFCSFGKHRDIEVENDVTAYVEYENGATGVFVTSTFESPGTNRFEISGERGKIVIENDKMTFWRLRVSETEFNANFKGGFGQPECWKFEIPVSDGGNHMSITQDWVNAILHGTPLLAPGEEGIKGLELSNAMLLSTWTDGWVDLPINEDLFYEKLQERIRNSDKNKDMNSYETLDVKGTH from the coding sequence TTGGAAAAAGTCAGAATTGGCATAATTGGCCTTGGAAATATGGGAACGGGACACGCCCGTTATTTGATTGAAGGAAGAGTAGAGGGCGCCGTGCTTGCGGCGGTTACAGATGTACGGCCCGAACGTTTAGAGCAGGCAGCTCAGGAGTGGGGCGCAGAACTAAAGCTGTATTCGACGGCAGAGGAGCTATTCAGCTCAGGCGAGGTGGATGCGGTGTTCATCTGCACACCGCATTATGATCATCCGCAGCAGGCAGCCGCAGCGCTGAAGGCTGGGCTGCATGTATTAATTGAAAAGCCTGCTGGCGTTTATACAAAGCAGGTTCGCGAGATGAATGAAGCGGCAGCGCGCAGCAATAAAGTATTCGGCATTATGTACAATCAACGCACGAATCCGCTGTATGCGAAGCTTCGTGATTTGATTACATCCGGGGAGCTTGGGGAAGTTCGCCGCACGAACTGGATTATTACGAACTGGTACCGCTCGCAGAGCTATTATGATTCCGGCGGCTGGCGTGCAACGTGGGCTGGAGAAGGTGGCGGCGTACTGCTGAACCAGGACCCGCATCAGCTTGATTTGTGGCAGTGGACGACAGGAATGATGCCGAAGCGCGTACGTGCTTTTTGCTCCTTTGGAAAACATCGCGACATAGAAGTGGAGAACGATGTGACGGCTTATGTGGAATATGAAAATGGAGCAACGGGTGTATTTGTCACCTCGACCTTTGAATCACCGGGTACAAATCGTTTTGAGATTTCCGGTGAACGAGGCAAAATCGTTATTGAAAATGACAAAATGACGTTCTGGCGGCTGCGCGTGTCTGAAACCGAATTTAATGCTAACTTTAAAGGCGGCTTTGGCCAGCCGGAATGCTGGAAATTTGAAATTCCGGTCAGCGATGGCGGCAATCACATGAGCATTACTCAGGATTGGGTAAATGCGATTTTGCACGGCACGCCACTGCTTGCTCCTGGCGAAGAGGGCATTAAGGGACTGGAGCTGTCCAATGCCATGCTGCTTTCCACTTGGACCGATGGATGGGTCGATCTTCCGATTAACGAGGATTTATTTTATGAAAAGCTTCAGGAGCGAATACGCAATTCGGATAAGAATAAAGATATGAACAGTTATGAGACGCTGGATGTTAAAGGCACCCACTAA